A single window of Kitasatospora sp. HUAS MG31 DNA harbors:
- a CDS encoding TetR/AcrR family transcriptional regulator, with protein MIDTPASEGPRLTGRGAARRFELFEQLVALLISEGFAGFTLDDLAARLHCSKRTLYGLAGSKEQLVRAAVVHFFRRATTRVEAAVDTETGPEARLTAYLKAVAAELAPVSPRFFDDVAAFEPAAEVYERNTRAAAGRIQQLIDEGHAAGAFREVHVPFAAEVITSVMVRIQQRHVAASTGLADAEAYQHLAELLLHGLTR; from the coding sequence GTGATCGACACACCGGCTTCCGAGGGTCCGAGGCTGACGGGCCGGGGCGCCGCCCGGCGGTTCGAGCTGTTCGAGCAGCTGGTGGCCCTGCTGATCAGCGAGGGGTTCGCCGGGTTCACCCTGGACGACCTCGCCGCCCGGCTGCACTGCTCGAAGCGCACGCTCTACGGCCTGGCCGGGAGCAAGGAGCAGCTCGTCAGGGCGGCGGTGGTGCACTTCTTCCGCCGGGCCACCACCCGCGTGGAGGCCGCGGTGGACACCGAGACCGGGCCCGAGGCGCGGCTGACCGCCTACCTCAAGGCCGTCGCCGCCGAACTCGCGCCGGTGTCCCCGCGCTTCTTCGACGACGTGGCCGCCTTCGAGCCGGCCGCCGAGGTGTACGAGCGCAACACCCGCGCGGCCGCCGGGCGGATCCAGCAGCTGATCGACGAGGGGCACGCCGCCGGGGCGTTCCGCGAGGTGCACGTGCCCTTCGCGGCGGAGGTGATCACCTCGGTGATGGTGCGGATCCAGCAGCGCCATGTCGCCGCCTCCACCGGCCTCGCGGATGCCGAGGCCTATCAGCACCTCGCCGAGCTGCTGCTGCACGGACTGACCCGCTGA
- a CDS encoding SDR family NAD(P)-dependent oxidoreductase — MEIAGSAALVTGAASGLGAATAAALAARGATVYGLDLEKAVAAAGPQPDGVTLLAADVTEEAPVRAALERIDADGAELRLAVNCAGIAPGARILSRKGPHDLDLFRAVLNVNLLGTFNVLRLAAEAIARHEPDANGQRGLIVNTASIAAFEAQIGQIAYAASKAGVAGMTITAARDLAQYGIRVMTIAPGIVDTPMMAGFSEEVRAGLGASVTFPQRLAQPEEYARLVTMIAEHDYLNGETVRMDGALRMTAR, encoded by the coding sequence ATGGAGATCGCCGGATCCGCGGCCCTGGTCACCGGCGCCGCCTCGGGCCTCGGCGCGGCCACCGCCGCCGCCCTCGCCGCCCGCGGCGCCACCGTGTACGGCCTGGACCTGGAGAAGGCCGTCGCCGCCGCCGGCCCGCAGCCCGACGGCGTGACCCTGCTGGCCGCCGACGTCACCGAGGAGGCGCCGGTCCGGGCCGCCCTGGAGCGGATCGACGCGGACGGCGCCGAGCTGCGCCTGGCCGTCAACTGCGCGGGCATCGCCCCCGGCGCCCGCATCCTGAGCCGCAAGGGCCCGCACGACCTGGACCTGTTCCGGGCCGTGCTCAACGTCAACCTGCTCGGCACCTTCAACGTGCTGCGCCTCGCCGCCGAGGCGATCGCCCGGCACGAGCCGGACGCGAACGGCCAGCGCGGCCTGATCGTCAACACCGCCTCCATCGCCGCCTTCGAGGCCCAGATCGGCCAGATCGCGTACGCCGCCTCCAAGGCCGGCGTGGCCGGCATGACCATCACCGCGGCCCGCGACCTCGCCCAGTACGGCATCCGCGTGATGACCATCGCCCCCGGCATCGTGGACACCCCGATGATGGCCGGCTTCAGCGAGGAGGTCCGGGCCGGCCTCGGCGCCAGCGTCACCTTCCCGCAGCGGCTGGCCCAGCCGGAGGAGTACGCCCGCCTGGTCACCATGATCGCCGAGCACGACTACCTCAACGGCGAGACCGTCCGGATGGACGGCGCCCTGCGGATGACCGCCCGCTGA
- a CDS encoding acyl-CoA dehydrogenase family protein, with product MAVDRLMPTPEAADLIALTREIADRELASRADEHESREEYPEGLFRILGQAGLLGLAYPEEFGGGAQPYEVYLQVLEELAARWAAVGVAVSVHTLSCHALNSFGTDVQKKRWLPDMLAGDQVGGYSLSEPQAGSDAASLACKAERTSNGYRITGTKAWITHGGRADFYSLFARTAPGSKGISCFLAPGSVEGLSFGNPERKMGLQAVPTTSAYWDGAMLDGDRLIGAEGQGLQIAFSALDSGRLGIAACATGLAQAALDAAVAYANERTAFGRRIIDHQGLGFLLADMAAAVDSARATYLDAARRRDAGRDFSRQASVAKLVATDAAMKVTTDAVQVLGGYGYTRDFPVERYMREAKIMQIFEGTNQIQRLVISRKLAV from the coding sequence ATGGCTGTCGACCGCCTGATGCCCACCCCGGAGGCGGCGGACCTGATCGCCCTCACCAGGGAGATCGCCGACCGCGAGCTCGCGTCCCGTGCCGACGAGCACGAGAGCCGCGAGGAGTACCCCGAGGGCCTGTTCCGCATCCTCGGGCAGGCCGGCCTGCTGGGCCTCGCCTACCCGGAGGAGTTCGGCGGCGGTGCCCAGCCGTACGAGGTCTACCTCCAGGTCCTGGAGGAGCTGGCCGCCCGCTGGGCCGCCGTCGGCGTGGCCGTCAGCGTGCACACGCTGTCCTGCCACGCGCTCAACTCCTTCGGCACCGACGTCCAGAAGAAGCGCTGGCTGCCCGACATGCTGGCCGGCGACCAGGTCGGCGGCTACAGCCTCTCCGAGCCGCAGGCCGGCTCCGACGCGGCCTCGCTCGCCTGCAAGGCCGAGCGCACGTCGAACGGCTACCGGATCACCGGCACCAAGGCCTGGATCACCCACGGCGGCCGCGCCGACTTCTACTCCCTCTTCGCCCGGACCGCCCCCGGCTCCAAGGGCATCTCCTGCTTCCTCGCCCCGGGCAGCGTCGAGGGCCTCTCCTTCGGCAACCCCGAGCGCAAGATGGGCCTGCAGGCCGTCCCCACCACCTCCGCCTACTGGGACGGCGCGATGCTCGACGGCGACCGCCTGATCGGCGCCGAGGGCCAGGGCCTCCAGATCGCCTTCAGCGCGCTCGACTCCGGCCGCCTCGGCATCGCCGCCTGCGCCACCGGCCTCGCCCAGGCCGCGCTGGACGCCGCGGTCGCGTACGCCAACGAGCGCACCGCCTTCGGCCGCCGGATCATCGACCACCAGGGCCTGGGCTTCCTGCTCGCCGACATGGCCGCCGCCGTGGACTCGGCCCGCGCCACCTACCTGGACGCGGCCCGCCGCCGCGACGCCGGCCGGGACTTCAGCCGCCAGGCCAGCGTCGCCAAGCTGGTCGCCACCGACGCGGCCATGAAGGTCACCACCGACGCCGTCCAGGTGCTCGGCGGGTACGGCTACACCCGCGACTTCCCGGTCGAGCGCTACATGCGCGAGGCCAAGATCATGCAGATCTTCGAGGGCACCAACCAGATCCAGCGACTGGTGATCAGCCGCAAGCTCGCCGTCTGA
- a CDS encoding DUF2278 family protein: protein MPLRHYGVLSARPVDRRREGAGDTPHYQIHLRDAAGTEYRAAVNVESQQAPSELLYLVVEDFRHPVTELLPAGPAGWTPLPSRPGTAALDFVRGGLFDPAGMRTLPPDRPGADNDLADLLDRYVGQAIADPAAVAYVFGERWPTEAGIPDKVFGFRPGNGVHDVHMNQGNSGRFRADDGVRQDGALLLRLGAPARWVAVFLAFQSQSRHTDDTTGHRLEDVPAPRPGHGGPGGDGTPDGDGRAVRIVAALVNPVGPAPEAETVTLRNSSAAPVSLAGWQLVDQERHRLTLPAQRLEAGAEVVLPVSAALRLGNRGGALTLLDPAGRTVHSVAYTARQAAREGAPITF from the coding sequence ATGCCCCTCCGCCACTACGGCGTGCTCTCCGCCCGCCCCGTCGACCGCCGCCGCGAGGGCGCCGGCGACACCCCGCACTACCAGATCCACCTGCGCGACGCCGCCGGGACGGAGTACCGCGCGGCCGTCAACGTCGAGTCCCAGCAGGCGCCTTCGGAGCTGCTGTACCTGGTCGTGGAGGACTTCCGGCACCCGGTGACGGAGTTGCTCCCGGCCGGGCCGGCCGGCTGGACCCCGCTGCCGTCGCGACCGGGGACGGCGGCGCTGGACTTCGTCCGCGGCGGCCTGTTCGACCCCGCGGGGATGCGCACCCTCCCGCCGGACCGTCCGGGGGCCGACAACGACCTGGCCGACCTGCTGGACCGGTACGTCGGGCAGGCGATCGCCGATCCGGCGGCGGTGGCGTACGTGTTCGGCGAGCGCTGGCCGACCGAGGCCGGCATCCCGGACAAGGTGTTCGGGTTCCGGCCGGGCAACGGGGTCCACGACGTCCACATGAACCAGGGCAACAGCGGCCGGTTCCGCGCCGACGACGGTGTCCGGCAGGACGGCGCGCTGTTGCTGCGCCTCGGTGCCCCGGCGCGCTGGGTGGCGGTGTTCCTGGCCTTCCAGTCGCAGAGCCGGCACACCGACGACACCACCGGCCACCGGCTGGAGGACGTGCCCGCGCCGCGGCCCGGGCACGGTGGCCCCGGCGGCGACGGCACCCCCGATGGGGACGGGCGGGCGGTGCGGATCGTCGCGGCGCTGGTGAACCCGGTCGGCCCGGCGCCCGAGGCGGAGACCGTGACCCTGCGGAACTCCTCGGCCGCGCCGGTGAGCCTGGCGGGCTGGCAGCTGGTGGACCAGGAGCGCCACCGGCTGACCCTGCCGGCCCAGCGGCTGGAGGCGGGCGCCGAGGTCGTCCTGCCGGTGTCGGCCGCGCTGCGGCTGGGCAACCGGGGCGGGGCGCTGACCCTGCTGGACCCGGCCGGGCGGACGGTGCACTCGGTCGCGTACACGGCCCGGCAGGCGGCCCGGGAGGGTGCGCCGATCACCTTCTGA
- a CDS encoding TetR family transcriptional regulator translates to MSEAKSGTPEAVPTPPKPPMREALIGAAFRLFVERGYEQTTIDDIVSLAGVGRRSFFRYFPSKEDVVFPDHEKCLADMTELLKASADSDDPVARVCDAARLVLRMYAENPTFSVQRYRLTRQVPGLRAYELSVVWRYERTLADYLRSRFADRRDGTLRADVIAAAVVAAHNHALRSWLRSGGEGDAGAEVDRALELVQEAWSPRPGAGNGQSAQDTEDVVIVITKRSTPMWRVVREVESSLGSN, encoded by the coding sequence ATGAGCGAGGCGAAGAGCGGCACCCCGGAGGCCGTCCCCACCCCACCGAAGCCCCCGATGCGGGAGGCCCTGATCGGTGCGGCGTTCCGGCTCTTCGTGGAGCGCGGGTACGAGCAGACCACCATCGACGACATCGTCAGCCTCGCCGGCGTCGGCCGCCGGTCGTTCTTCCGGTACTTCCCGTCCAAGGAGGACGTGGTCTTCCCCGACCACGAGAAGTGCCTGGCCGACATGACCGAGCTGCTCAAGGCCAGCGCCGACAGCGACGACCCGGTGGCCCGGGTCTGCGACGCGGCCCGCCTGGTGCTGCGGATGTACGCCGAGAACCCCACCTTCTCCGTCCAGCGCTACCGGCTCACCCGCCAGGTCCCCGGCCTGCGCGCCTACGAGCTGTCCGTGGTCTGGCGGTACGAGCGGACCCTCGCCGACTACCTGCGCTCCCGGTTCGCCGACCGGCGGGACGGGACGCTGCGGGCCGACGTGATCGCCGCCGCGGTGGTCGCCGCGCACAACCACGCGCTGCGCTCCTGGCTGCGCTCCGGCGGCGAGGGCGACGCCGGCGCCGAGGTGGACCGGGCCCTGGAGCTGGTGCAGGAGGCCTGGAGCCCGCGGCCGGGCGCCGGCAACGGCCAGTCGGCGCAGGACACCGAGGACGTGGTCATCGTCATCACCAAGCGCTCCACGCCGATGTGGCGGGTCGTCCGCGAGGTCGAGTCCAGCCTCGGCTCGAACTGA
- a CDS encoding acyl-CoA dehydrogenase family protein, translating to MSQDFDLFKLSEEHEMLRESVRSLAEAKIAPFAAEVDELGRFPQEALDALQGNDLHAVHVPEEYGGAGADALATVLVIEEVARVCASSSLIPAVNKLGSLPVQLSGSEELKAKYLGALARGEGMFSYCLSEPEAGSDAAGMKTRAVRDGDFWVLNGVKRWITNAGVSEFYTVMAVTDPELRSKGISAFVVEKADEGVSFGAPEKKLGIKGSPTREVYFDNVRIPADRMIGAEGTGFATAMKTLDHTRVTIAAQAIGIAQGALDYAKGYVKERKQFGKAIAEFQGVQFMLADMAMKLEAARQLTYAAAAKSQRTDGDLTFFGAAAKCFASDVAMEVTTDAVQLLGGYGYTRDYPVERMMRDAKITQIYEGTNQVQRIVMARNLP from the coding sequence ATGAGCCAGGACTTCGACCTGTTCAAGCTGTCGGAGGAGCACGAGATGCTCCGGGAGTCGGTGCGGTCGCTGGCGGAGGCGAAGATCGCTCCGTTCGCGGCGGAGGTGGACGAGCTGGGCCGGTTCCCGCAGGAGGCGCTGGACGCGTTGCAGGGCAACGATCTGCACGCGGTGCACGTGCCGGAGGAGTACGGCGGTGCGGGTGCGGACGCGCTGGCGACGGTGCTGGTGATCGAGGAGGTGGCGCGGGTGTGTGCGTCGTCCTCGCTGATCCCGGCGGTGAACAAGCTGGGTTCGCTGCCGGTGCAGCTGTCGGGCTCGGAGGAGCTGAAGGCGAAGTACCTGGGGGCGCTGGCCCGGGGCGAGGGCATGTTCTCGTACTGCCTGTCGGAGCCGGAGGCGGGTTCGGACGCGGCGGGGATGAAGACCCGTGCGGTGCGGGACGGCGACTTCTGGGTGCTCAACGGTGTGAAGCGGTGGATCACCAACGCCGGCGTGTCGGAGTTCTACACGGTGATGGCGGTGACCGACCCGGAGCTGCGGTCCAAGGGCATCTCGGCGTTCGTGGTGGAGAAGGCGGACGAGGGCGTGTCCTTCGGCGCGCCGGAGAAGAAGCTGGGCATCAAGGGCTCGCCGACCCGTGAGGTGTACTTCGACAACGTGCGGATCCCGGCGGACCGGATGATCGGCGCGGAGGGCACCGGCTTCGCGACCGCGATGAAGACGCTCGACCACACCCGGGTGACCATCGCCGCGCAGGCGATCGGCATCGCCCAGGGCGCGCTGGACTACGCCAAGGGCTACGTCAAGGAGCGCAAGCAGTTCGGGAAGGCGATCGCCGAGTTCCAGGGCGTGCAGTTCATGCTCGCGGACATGGCGATGAAGCTGGAGGCCGCCCGGCAGCTGACCTACGCGGCGGCGGCCAAGTCCCAGCGCACCGACGGCGACCTGACCTTCTTCGGCGCGGCGGCCAAGTGCTTCGCCTCGGACGTGGCGATGGAGGTCACCACGGACGCGGTGCAGCTGCTGGGCGGGTACGGCTACACCCGGGACTACCCGGTCGAGCGGATGATGCGCGACGCGAAGATCACCCAGATCTACGAGGGCACCAACCAGGTCCAGCGGATCGTCATGGCCCGCAACCTCCCGTAG
- a CDS encoding electron transfer flavoprotein subunit beta/FixA family protein, whose product MSLRIVVCVKYVPDATGDRRFADDTTTDREGVDGLLSELDEYGVEQALRIAEASGDAEVTVLTVGPDDAKDALRKALSMGADKAVHVNDDDIHGSDVLGTSAVVAKALEKVGFDLVVCGMASTDGTMGVLPALLAERLGVPQATLLSEVAVEGGVVKGRRDGDAATELVEAALPAVVSVTDQSGEARYPSFKGIMAAKKKPVQSLDLDDLGIEADEVGLAGSWTKVEDIAARPARTAGTIVKDEGEGGKALAAFLAEQKFI is encoded by the coding sequence GTGAGCTTGAGGATCGTTGTCTGTGTGAAGTACGTGCCCGACGCGACCGGTGACCGTCGCTTCGCGGACGACACCACCACCGACCGGGAGGGCGTGGACGGCCTTCTGTCGGAGCTGGACGAGTACGGCGTGGAGCAGGCGCTGAGGATCGCGGAGGCGTCGGGGGACGCCGAGGTGACGGTGCTGACGGTGGGTCCGGACGATGCGAAGGACGCGCTGCGCAAGGCGCTGTCGATGGGTGCGGACAAGGCCGTGCACGTGAACGACGACGACATCCACGGCTCGGACGTGCTGGGGACCTCGGCGGTCGTGGCGAAGGCGCTGGAGAAGGTCGGTTTCGACCTGGTGGTGTGCGGTATGGCGTCGACGGACGGCACGATGGGTGTGCTGCCGGCGCTGCTGGCGGAGCGTCTGGGTGTGCCGCAGGCGACGCTGCTGTCCGAGGTGGCGGTCGAGGGTGGCGTGGTCAAGGGCCGTCGGGACGGCGACGCGGCGACCGAGCTGGTCGAGGCCGCGCTGCCGGCGGTGGTGTCGGTGACCGACCAGTCGGGTGAGGCCCGCTACCCGTCGTTCAAGGGCATCATGGCGGCGAAGAAGAAGCCGGTCCAGTCGCTGGACCTGGACGACCTGGGCATCGAGGCGGACGAGGTCGGCCTGGCCGGGTCCTGGACCAAGGTCGAGGACATCGCGGCCCGCCCGGCCCGCACCGCGGGCACGATCGTCAAGGACGAGGGCGAGGGCGGCAAGGCGCTCGCCGCGTTCCTCGCCGAGCAGAAGTTCATCTGA